The Brachybacterium huguangmaarense genome contains a region encoding:
- the yaaA gene encoding peroxide stress protein YaaA: MLLLLPPSETKTRPDEHAPVLDLEALAHPQLTSARRTVLRAVARTTAGRGAAEHLGVPPSAPELVDRMARIEAEPAGPALGVYSGVLYDQLDPSAAVPRDRRVLVASALLGLVDAAHDRIPAYRLSASSRLHRLGTAGPWWSAQLRPLRLALLEREADDASPLVIDARSGAYRSMLPLRTGHGVRVLAVSPVQQRGETRTVISHDAKRYRGLVTRELLATAEPPADADALVDLLRPRLASLSGAGGRGLRVELDGDRLVIVDPVE, from the coding sequence GTGCTCCTGCTGCTCCCCCCGTCCGAGACCAAGACCCGCCCCGACGAGCACGCCCCCGTGCTCGACCTCGAGGCGCTCGCCCACCCGCAGCTGACGTCGGCCCGGCGCACGGTGCTGCGCGCGGTCGCCCGCACCACCGCGGGACGCGGCGCGGCCGAGCATCTGGGGGTACCTCCGTCCGCACCGGAGCTCGTGGACCGGATGGCGCGGATCGAGGCCGAGCCGGCCGGCCCCGCCCTCGGCGTTTACTCCGGGGTGCTGTACGACCAGCTCGACCCCTCCGCGGCGGTCCCCCGGGACCGCCGCGTCCTGGTCGCGAGCGCCCTGCTGGGCCTCGTCGACGCCGCGCACGATCGGATCCCCGCCTACCGCCTCTCGGCGTCCTCGCGTCTGCACCGGCTGGGCACGGCGGGACCCTGGTGGTCCGCGCAGCTGCGCCCGCTGCGCTTGGCCCTGCTCGAGCGCGAGGCCGACGACGCCTCGCCGCTCGTGATCGACGCCCGCTCGGGCGCCTACCGGTCCATGCTGCCGCTGCGCACGGGCCACGGCGTGCGCGTGCTCGCCGTCTCCCCCGTCCAGCAGCGCGGGGAGACGCGCACGGTCATCTCGCACGACGCGAAGCGGTATCGGGGCCTCGTCACGCGCGAGCTGCTCGCCACCGCGGAGCCGCCCGCCGACGCCGACGCCCTCGTCGACCTGCTGCGCCCGCGCCTGGCCTCGCTGAGCGGCGCCGGAGGCCGCGGCCTGCGCGTCGAGCTCGACGGGGACCGGCTCGTCATCGTCGATCCCGTGGAGTGA
- the sufU gene encoding Fe-S cluster assembly sulfur transfer protein SufU, translated as MTSTHLNSLYTEIIFEHDKRPQHAGLREPFDSEVHHVNPTCGDEITLRLHLTGSDETATIQDVSYDAQGCAMSRASASILADLLREQSVHHANEIADSFELSMASRGKDPGDEELIGDGVALLGASKFPGRVKCVLMAWKAYRAALVEAQAAIDRRGA; from the coding sequence ATGACCAGCACCCACCTGAACTCCCTCTACACCGAGATCATCTTCGAGCACGACAAGCGGCCCCAGCACGCCGGGCTGCGCGAGCCCTTCGACTCCGAGGTCCATCACGTCAACCCCACGTGCGGAGACGAGATCACGCTGCGCCTGCACCTGACGGGCTCCGACGAGACCGCGACGATCCAGGACGTCAGCTATGACGCCCAGGGCTGCGCGATGTCCAGGGCCTCCGCCTCGATCCTGGCCGACCTGCTCCGCGAGCAGAGCGTGCACCACGCCAACGAGATCGCCGACAGCTTCGAGCTGTCGATGGCCTCGCGCGGCAAGGACCCGGGCGACGAGGAGCTGATCGGCGACGGCGTCGCGCTGCTCGGTGCCTCGAAGTTCCCCGGCCGCGTCAAGTGCGTGCTGATGGCTTGGAAGGCCTACCGGGCCGCGCTCGTCGAGGCCCAGGCCGCGATCGACCGGCGCGGGGCCTGA
- a CDS encoding Nif3-like dinuclear metal center hexameric protein yields the protein MADASPRTLGDVVGVLEQTYPLAWAEDWDRVGLVVGDPAAPVRSVLLAVDPTLDVVREAAGHDLLVTHHPLLLRGASALPTTTGKGAAVTGLIRSGTALWCGHTNVDRSSLGTVGAWIRALDLHDVGPLAAGPSAREETVAAHGSRLVGLGAVGSLPAVTTVRELATRIAATVPATAQGVRWTGDAERPVHRVAVCPGAGDSCLADAAASGADVYVTSDLRHHPALEHVESAADADAVPALIDVAHSASEALWLPLARELLADVLPELAVHVSEASTDPWSGRVG from the coding sequence GTGGCGGACGCCTCGCCGCGCACCCTCGGCGACGTCGTCGGGGTGCTCGAGCAGACGTACCCGCTCGCATGGGCCGAGGACTGGGACCGGGTCGGCCTCGTCGTCGGTGACCCCGCCGCGCCCGTGCGCAGCGTCCTGCTCGCGGTCGACCCGACGCTCGACGTCGTCCGCGAGGCCGCCGGGCACGACCTGCTCGTGACCCACCATCCGCTCCTGCTGCGCGGCGCGAGCGCTCTGCCCACGACGACCGGCAAGGGCGCCGCGGTCACCGGGCTGATCCGCTCCGGGACGGCGCTGTGGTGCGGGCACACGAACGTCGACCGCTCGAGCCTCGGCACCGTCGGCGCGTGGATCCGCGCCCTCGACCTGCACGACGTCGGCCCGCTGGCCGCCGGGCCCTCGGCCCGCGAGGAGACCGTGGCCGCTCACGGCTCGCGTCTCGTGGGGCTCGGCGCCGTCGGCTCCCTGCCGGCCGTCACCACGGTGCGCGAGCTCGCGACCCGGATCGCCGCGACCGTGCCCGCGACCGCCCAGGGGGTGCGCTGGACCGGCGACGCCGAGCGCCCCGTGCACCGGGTCGCGGTCTGTCCCGGCGCGGGGGACTCGTGCCTCGCCGACGCGGCCGCGAGCGGCGCCGACGTCTACGTGACCTCCGACCTGCGTCATCACCCGGCGCTCGAGCACGTCGAGTCGGCCGCCGACGCCGACGCCGTGCCCGCCCTGATCGACGTCGCCCACAGCGCCTCCGAGGCGCTGTGGCTCCCGCTCGCGCGCGAGCTCCTCGCCGACGTGCTCCCCGAGCTCGCGGTCCACGTGAGCGAGGCGTCGACCGATCCCTGGTCGGGCAGGGTCGGATGA
- a CDS encoding AAA family ATPase, with protein MRRARLVLLNGPPGAGKSTLARHLAEDAPLALALDVDQLKHALGRWDEELDRAGLHARELALALAAAQLASGRDVLVGQYVARPAFLDQLASVAAAADASWVEILLDVDEATLRARLDARARRPERPEQRVNARLVGPDDAPRLLESLTAVRAQRPGLHVVDARGDLEATAAAVRAVLDAVR; from the coding sequence ATGAGAAGGGCGCGGCTCGTGCTGCTGAACGGGCCGCCCGGCGCGGGCAAGTCCACCCTGGCGCGCCATCTGGCCGAGGACGCCCCGCTCGCCCTCGCGCTCGACGTCGACCAGCTCAAGCATGCGCTGGGTCGGTGGGACGAGGAGCTCGACCGCGCGGGCCTGCACGCGCGGGAGCTCGCCCTCGCCCTGGCCGCGGCACAGCTTGCGAGCGGTCGTGACGTCCTCGTGGGCCAGTACGTCGCCCGCCCCGCCTTCCTCGACCAGCTCGCGTCCGTGGCCGCCGCCGCGGACGCGAGCTGGGTCGAGATCCTGCTCGACGTCGACGAGGCCACGCTGCGCGCCCGGCTCGACGCCCGGGCCCGGCGCCCCGAGCGTCCCGAGCAGCGGGTCAACGCGCGGCTCGTCGGCCCGGACGACGCGCCCCGCCTGCTCGAGTCCCTCACGGCGGTGCGCGCGCAGCGTCCCGGCCTGCACGTCGTCGACGCGCGCGGGGATCTCGAGGCGACGGCGGCCGCGGTGCGCGCCGTGCTCGACGCCGTGCGCTGA